The genomic window GCCAATCTCTGGCAGGCCCCGATGATCTCACTGAAATCGCTGAACGTCCTGCTTGCGGACGACAATCAGAACATGCGCGCCATTGCGTCGGCCGTGCTGCATTCGGCCGACATCCGCAACGTCTATGAGGCGGCCGAGGGCGCGACCGCCTTTGATCTGCTGCGCCGCCACCCCATCGATCTGGCCATCGTCGATTTCAACATGTTCCCGCTGGACGGGGTCGAGTTCACGCGCCTGGTCCGCACCAGCCCCGACAGCCCCAATCCGTTTCTGCCGATCATCATGATGACCGGCCATTCCGAACGCAGCCGCGTCTACGAAGCCCGCGACGCTGGGGTGACCGAGTTCATCGTCAAGCCGATCACCGCCAAGGCCGTGCTGGATCGGCTGAATGCGGTCATCATGCGGCCGCGCCCCTTCATCAGGAGCCGGGATTACGTCGGCCCCTGTCGCCGGCGCCGCGATGCGCCCGACTACGCCGGGCCGTTCCGTCGGTCGTCCGAACTGGGACGGTCCAACGCCGCATAGACCTTGTCCGGCCAGCGCTTGTGGACCCAGAACCAGTCCACAGGATGCTCTCTGACCCGGTCCTCGACGAAGCGATTGGCGGCCTGGATGCCGGCCAGCGTATCGGCCGCCTTGTCATCGCTTTGATTGACCACGATCGGCTCGTGCGCCGTCACCCGGAACCGCACGCCCGGCAGGCGCACCACCGACAGCGGCAGCATGACCGTGTCGAACTTCAACGCCAGTCTCGCCGCTCCAGGCGAGGCGTTCACCGGCTGACCGAAGAACTCCACCTCCGGCCCCTGATTGTATTTCTGATCGACCAGCAGGGCGATGGAATCGCCGCGCTTCATCCCCGCCATCAGTTCGCGCGTTCCGTCGCCCTTGGGCGCGAACAGACGGATGCCGTAACGCTCCCGGCTCTGGCGGATCAGGGCGTCGACGTAAGGATTATTGGCGGCGCGATAGGTCACCTGACACGGCACGCCCGCCGCCATGATCACCGCCGCCATCACCTCGAAGTTGGCCAGATGGCCCGAGATCAAAACGGCCGGCTTGCCGCTGTCGCGCAAGGCGTGCAGCCGCTCCATCCCGACCACCTCGACCCGCCCGCCTTCGGGCGTCAGATGATCCATGACCGCCAGTTCGGCGAAGGTCCGGCCCGTCTGATCCCATTGCGCCAAGGCCAGCGCCTCGCGCTCGTCTGCCGGCATGTCAGGAAAGGCGATCCGCAGATTGCGCATCACCGTCTTCTGCGTGCCGGTCAGCGGCCCCAGCGTGCGAAGCAGCCAGCCGCCCAACCCCGACGCCCGCTCGACGCCCAACAGGCGCAGAAAGCCGAACAGCGCCTGAAAGCCGAAGGCCTCCAGGCGCCAAACTAGATCCTGCTTCCAGTCGTTACGCTCACCAGGCAATCGTCAATCCACCGTCCACCACAAGGGTCTGGCCGGTCACATAGGCCGACGCAGGGCTGCACAGATAGACCGCCGTGCCCGCGATTTCATCGGGCTGACCGATCCTTTTCAGCGGCGCCGGCTCGGTGACCTGTTTCAGCAGCTCCGGATTCTCCCACAGATATTTGGCGAAATCGGTCTGAACCAGCCCGGGCGCGATGCAGTTGACCCGCACGTTCGACGGCCCCCACTCCACCGCCAGATTGCGCACCAGCTGCATGTCCGCCGCCTTGGAGATATTGTAGGCGCCGATCAGGGCGTTGCCGCGAAGCCCGCCGATGGACGAGATCACCAGGATCGCCCCGTCTTTCCGCTCCACCATCTGCGGCGCGACCATCTGGATCAGCCAGTGGTTCGAGATGACGTTATTCTGCAGGATCTTTTCGAACTGGTCGTCGGCGATGCCCGCCATCGGCCCGGCGTACGGATTGGTCGCGGCGTTGCACACCAGGATGTCGATCTGGCCGAAGACGGCGTTTGTCTCGTCGACCAGCCGCTGAAGATCTTCCTTCGAGGCGATGTTGGCCGGCACCGCGATGGCCCGACCCTCCCCATATTTGCCGTTGATCTCGGCGGCGACCTCGTCGCACGGCCCGGCCTTGCGCGACGAGATGACGACCTTGGCGCCGTGTTCGGCCAGCCGTTCGGCGATGGCCTTGCCGATTCCCCGCGACGAGCCGGTGATGATTGCGACCTTGCCGGTCAGATCGAACAGTTCCATTGCGTTTCCCGTAGGTTTGGCGGGGATATTTGCAGCCCCGCTCTAGCCGAATGACATTGATAGCCTGATACTCAGGCGATTCCATCCGGGAGTGGCCGACCGCCAGCCGATGCGCAACGTAACAACGGGCTTTCTCTACTTCGCCTATCTGTTCCTCGGCATGACCGTGGGCGCCTTCCTGTGGCGCGCGGGCCTGGGGATCGGCGCAGGCGTGGCCGGAACGCTCGGCGCACTGGGTGTGCTGGGCGCCTTCCACGGCATCGTCACCGGGATCGCCGAGCGCCGCGTCCTGAAAAAGGAAATCGGCCAAGTCCGCGAGGCCCACCGCCTGCTCGCCGATGCGATGGAATCGACCCAGGGCGCCCTGACCGAACTGGCGCACGCCATCGAGACCGGCGTCCTGTCCGACACCGACGCCCTGACCGGCGAGGTCCGCATGCTGGAATCCCTGGTCCAGCAGATGAGCGAAAGCATCGACGAGCGCCTGGCCGCCGCGCCCCATATCGGCGTCGAGACTTTCGAGGGCCGTCGCATGGCTCAGTCGAACGTCCTGCTGCGCACCATTCACGAGGCGCTCAGCGAAGGCCGCGTCGATCTGTATCTCCAGCCGGTCGTCTCGCTGCCCCAGCGCCGGACCATCTTCTACGAGAGCTTCACCCGGCTGCGCGACGCCACCGACCGCGTCATGATGCCGGCGGAATACCTGTCCCTGGCCGAGGGCGAGGGCCTGGTGCCGGCGATCGACAATCTCCTGCTGTTCCGCTGCGCCCAGATCGTGCGGCGGCTGGCGCGTCAGGACCGCAAGGTCGGCGTCTTCTGCAACGTGGCACTGACCTCGCTGGGCGACGAGACCTTCTTCCCGCAGTTCCTCGACTTCCTCAGCGAGAACCGCGACCTGAACCAGGCGCTGATCTTCG from Brevundimonas fontaquae includes these protein-coding regions:
- a CDS encoding SDR family NAD(P)-dependent oxidoreductase — encoded protein: MELFDLTGKVAIITGSSRGIGKAIAERLAEHGAKVVISSRKAGPCDEVAAEINGKYGEGRAIAVPANIASKEDLQRLVDETNAVFGQIDILVCNAATNPYAGPMAGIADDQFEKILQNNVISNHWLIQMVAPQMVERKDGAILVISSIGGLRGNALIGAYNISKAADMQLVRNLAVEWGPSNVRVNCIAPGLVQTDFAKYLWENPELLKQVTEPAPLKRIGQPDEIAGTAVYLCSPASAYVTGQTLVVDGGLTIAW
- a CDS encoding response regulator; the encoded protein is MISLKSLNVLLADDNQNMRAIASAVLHSADIRNVYEAAEGATAFDLLRRHPIDLAIVDFNMFPLDGVEFTRLVRTSPDSPNPFLPIIMMTGHSERSRVYEARDAGVTEFIVKPITAKAVLDRLNAVIMRPRPFIRSRDYVGPCRRRRDAPDYAGPFRRSSELGRSNAA
- a CDS encoding lysophospholipid acyltransferase family protein; this encodes MPGERNDWKQDLVWRLEAFGFQALFGFLRLLGVERASGLGGWLLRTLGPLTGTQKTVMRNLRIAFPDMPADEREALALAQWDQTGRTFAELAVMDHLTPEGGRVEVVGMERLHALRDSGKPAVLISGHLANFEVMAAVIMAAGVPCQVTYRAANNPYVDALIRQSRERYGIRLFAPKGDGTRELMAGMKRGDSIALLVDQKYNQGPEVEFFGQPVNASPGAARLALKFDTVMLPLSVVRLPGVRFRVTAHEPIVVNQSDDKAADTLAGIQAANRFVEDRVREHPVDWFWVHKRWPDKVYAALDRPSSDDRRNGPA
- a CDS encoding EAL domain-containing protein → MRNVTTGFLYFAYLFLGMTVGAFLWRAGLGIGAGVAGTLGALGVLGAFHGIVTGIAERRVLKKEIGQVREAHRLLADAMESTQGALTELAHAIETGVLSDTDALTGEVRMLESLVQQMSESIDERLAAAPHIGVETFEGRRMAQSNVLLRTIHEALSEGRVDLYLQPVVSLPQRRTIFYESFTRLRDATDRVMMPAEYLSLAEGEGLVPAIDNLLLFRCAQIVRRLARQDRKVGVFCNVALTSLGDETFFPQFLDFLSENRDLNQALIFELGQATFDARGAIEARNMAKLADLGFRFSLDKVQTLDLDFADLQRSDVKFIKVAADLMIEQLLDLDGGAPLRSMPDIQAADFAALTRRYGVEVIAEKVENERQVVDILELDVGMGQGHLFGEPRAIKEQVLAETDPPAEFLRSTLRSAEQRRRFS